The following proteins come from a genomic window of Metarhizium brunneum chromosome 2, complete sequence:
- the RYP2 gene encoding Spore development regulator RYP2, with amino-acid sequence MASEVSSCLDLPFMQPPIHHHSAPTIQYLAGGELPIVTEEIPQQQQQQQQQQQHQQQQQQQQQQQQQPQTKYYGDSERQLTLRQAPMHARVAVGKEKDRKPIDPPPIVQLIDKRTDGKSGLYDSPYLFMTSSLLPENYDEHAKEPELPSNYLVGSLASSIHRLRDTDNMEGGFFVFGDLSVKQEGRYRLRFTLYERDQTHPTPSFCFVGELITNVFTVFPAKLFPGMTDSTALTRTFSDQGVKVRLRKDSSTMAARKRSRQANESSTTTNSLLDRQPKRPSYDREMPSLSNYSLSDLGHMDSITGSSSLVTTASHNTNMFSVSGPLPTSRGSGLDLHIPTSGYYFGGPQYY; translated from the exons atggccagCGAAGTCTCCAGTTGTCTGGATCTACCTTTTATGCAACCCCCGATTCACCATCACTCGGCACCAACGATACAGTATTTGGCCGGGGGCGAGCTTCCCATTGTTACGGAGGAAATAccgcaacaacaacaacaacaacaacaacaacaacaacatcaacagcagcagcagcagcagcagcaacagcagcaacaaccacAAACAAAGTACTATGGTGACTCTGAGCGGCAACTGACTCTACGTCAAGCTCCAATGCATGCTCGAGTGGCTGTTGGAAAGGAAAAAG ACAGGAAGCCAATAGACCCTCCACCGATTGTTCAGCTTATAGACAAGCGAACTGATGGGAAAAGTGGCCTCTACGATA GCCCGTACCTGTTCATGACCTCATCTCTACTGCCAGAAAACTATGATGAGCATGCAAAAGAACCAGAGTTGCCTTCAAACTATTTAGTTGGATCTCTCGCATCATCTATTCATCGACTACGGGATACAGACAACATGGAGGGAGGATTCTTCGTGTTTGGGGACCTGTCTGTTAAGCAAGAAGGGCGGTACCGGTTGCGATTCACCTTATACGAAAGAGACCAAACCCATCCGACTCCGAGTTTCTGCTTCGTTGGAGAACTAATCACCAACGTGTTTACCGTTTTCCCAGCCAAGTTATTCCCCGGCATGACCGATTCGACTGCTCTGACGCGAACTTTTAGCGATCAAGGGGTAAAGGTTAGGCTTCGAAAAGACTCCAGTACTATGGCTGCACGTAAGCGAAGCAGACAAGCGAACGAATcgagcaccaccaccaactcgCTTCTTGACCGCCAGCCAAAGCGTCCATCTTATGATCGAGAAATGCCCTCGCTGAGCAACTACTCTTTATCTGACCTGGGACACATGGACTCAATAACAGGGAGTTCGAGTTTAGTCACCACGGCGTCACATAATACAAACATGTTCTCCGTATCTGGACCTCTGCCAACTTCAAGAGGGTCAGGTTTGGATTTACATATACCGACGAGCGGCTACTATTTCGGTGGTCCTCAGTACTATTAA
- the RRD1 gene encoding Serine/threonine-protein phosphatase 2A activator 1: MATPPVAHLNPTLQVIPTAQLASHKFIKPTKRINEGHHVAHFLTSKAYRDICAFILQLNHSLCPRNQTSSPIPKTFPLVPGSPSSTPSIQAVQQLLSEVEALVEQAPPDPGPRRFGNVSFRKWHALVEENLDSFLDKGILGQALSAKGADGVTAKDEATAYLMGAFGSAQRLDYGTGHELSFVAFVGCLWKLGFFSDGKDDGDIEREIVLDVIEPYLRVIRTLILKYTLEPAGSHGVWGLDDHSFIPYIFGSAQFTRPITFVTEPMPLEGSVKGAPKPGDVTKAAVVEDLRQTNMYFSAVGFINDVKKGPFWEHSPILFDISGIRDGWGKINKGMIKMFNAEVLSKFPVVQHFPFGSLFSWDADPSAPVPAQSVHMMNQPVAVAASTTETPPLSATGTAAPWAQATRMPPPPGPGIPYSRVPTGPSTGSFASRQPRGEGPGSRSAAAQITVTKAPWARE, from the exons atggccacgccTCCTGTTGCACACCTCAACCCTACCCTACAGGTCATCCCAACCGCACAGCTCGCCTCCCACAAGTTCATCAAGCCCACCAAACGCATCAACGAAGGCCACCACGTCGCCCATTTCCTCACATCCAAAGCCTACAGAGACATCTGCGCCTTCATCCTCCAACTAAACCACTCACTTTGCCCCCGAAACCAAACCTCCTCGCCCATCCCCAAAACATTCCCCCTCGTTCCAGGATCACCATCTTCCACGCCTTCCATCCAAGCTGTCCAGCAGCTCCTATCTGAAGTTGAGGCTCTCGTCGAACAAGCGCCTCCAGACCCGGGACCACGACGCTTCGGAAACGTGAGTTTTCGGAAATGGCATGCCCTCGTCGAAGAAAACCTCGATTCGTTTCTGGACAAGGGTATTCTCGGACAAGCCCTCTCCGCCAAGGGTGCGGATGGCGTCACGGCCAAGGACGAAGCAACCGCCTATTTAATGGGCGCGTTTGGGAGCGCACAGAGATTGGACTACGGGACAGGCCACGAGCTGAGCTTTGTCGCCTTCGTGGGATGTCTTTGGAAATTGGGATTTTTCAGTGACGGAAaggacgacggcgacatTGAGAGAGAAATTGTCCTCGACGTCATTGAGCC CTACCTTCGCGTCATACgcaccctcatcctcaaaTACACCCTAGAACCTGCTGGCTCCCATGGCGTATGGGGACTCGACGACCACTCCTTCATCCCCTACATCTTCGGATCCGCCCAATTCACACGCCCTATCACGTTCGTGACCGAACCCATGCCCCTCGAGGGCTCCGTCAAGGGTGCCCCCAAACCAGGAGATGTCACCAAAGCCGCTGTCGTCGAGGATCTACGCCAAACGAACATGTATTTTTCGGCTGTTGGCTTCATCAATGACGTGAAGAAGGGTCCGTTTTGGGAACACTCTCCCATCCTGTTTGATATCTCGGGCATTAGAGATGGGTGGGGCAAGATTAACAAGGGCATGATTAAAATGTTCAACGCCGAAGTGCTGTCCAAGTTTCCCGTGGTGCAGCATTTCCCCTTTGGGTCATTGTTTTCCTGGGATGCAGATCCTAGTGCTCCGGTTCCCGCACAGAGTGTTCACATGATGAACCAACCCGTGGCTGTTGCAGCGTCGACCACCGAAACACCACCTCTGTCTGCTACTGGAACGGCCGCCCCATGGGCACAGGCGACTaggatgccgccgcctcccggCCCAGGAATTCCCTACTCAAGAGTTCCGACAGGACCTAGCACGGGCTCGTTCGCATCCAGACAGCCTCGAGGCGAGGGTCCTGGTTCAAGGTCTGCTGCAGCACAAATAACTGTCACCAAGGCGCCATGGGCACGGGAGTGA
- the tim17_0 gene encoding Mitochondrial import inner membrane translocase subunit tim17, which produces MDHGRDPCPWVIFNDFGGAFCMGAIGGTIWHGVKGFRNSPYGERRIGAITAIKMRAPVLGGNFGVWGGLFSTYDCAIKGIRKKEDPYNAIIAGFFVGGSLAFRGGFKAARNNAIGCAVLLAVIEGVGIAFSKMLSGGTKLEMPQPPPSMENASL; this is translated from the exons ATGGACCACGGACGCGATCCCTGCCCCTGGGTCATCTTTAATGACTTTGGCGGTGCTTTCTGCATGGGT GCCATCGGAGGTACCATTTGGCATGGTGTCAAAGGTTTCCGCAATTCTCCTTACGGCGAACGACGTATcggcgccatcaccgccataAAGATGCGCGCACCTGTTCTTGGCGGTAACTTTGGTGTCTGGGGCGGCCTCTTTTCGACCTACGACTGCGCCATCAAGGGCATTCGCAAGAAGGAGGACCCGTACAACGCCATTATTGCTGGTTTCTTTGTCGGTGGCTCTCTTGCTTTTCGCGGCGGTTTCAAGGCAGCTCGCAACAATGCCATTGGCTGTGCAGTCCTGCTTGCTGTCATTGAGGGTGTTGGCATTGCCTTTTCCAAGATGTTGTCGGGTGGAACGAAACTGGAGATGCCGCAGCCCCCGCCTAGCATGGAGAACGCAAGCTTGTAA
- the iaaA gene encoding Isoaspartyl peptidase, with amino-acid sequence MQMQYEKQPPPSETRKTQPRIVIHGGAGNIVRANFPQDKYNAYRDALLAIITKTNQYITTPVKSSQKPSALDIACYAVRLLEDNPLFNSGHGAVFTRDGVNELEASVMVSRGREKRGVGVMGLRHVRNPVLLARGVLEHGDQDLAPRGQAPCAAAVAGHRLDVPSAQGHTQIWGPAAEQLARRYGLDMVDPSYFFTQQRWDEHVRALEREGRGRGQGTWSADEYLPQGTCGAVALDEDGVVCAATSTGGMTNKLTGRIGDTPVVGAGFWAEEWEESGAAGPSAWERLTAAVRAASPGISLAGPLKGLLADCFPTPFFYSPLREPHGETVVSRAMGASGTGNGDSFLRISAARTVAAMARWKPESTARALTNVVGPGGELQRSAGDRWGRTGEGEGGMIGIESIVERDAKSGQVVRVRSEIVMDYNCGGMYRAWVDDQGRARMSIWSNVGEDPENRV; translated from the exons ATGCAAATGCAGTACGAAAAGCAGCCCCCGCCGTCCGAGACACGCAAGACGCAGCCTCGCATCGTCAtccacggcggcgcaggcAACATTGTGCGCGCCAACTTCCCGCAGGACAAATACAATGCGTATCGAGATGCGCTCCTCGCCATA ATCACCAAGACCAATCAGTACATAACCACACCCGTCAAGTCGTCCCAGAAGCCATCAGCCCTGGACATTGCTTGCTACGCAGTCCGCCTCCTCGAGGACAACCCGCTCTTCAACAGCGGGcacggcgccgtcttcacccGCGACGGCGTCAACGAGCTGGAGGCGTCCGTCATGGTGTCCCGCGGCCGCGAGAagcgcggcgtcggcgtcatggGCCTCCGCCACGTCCGCAACCCCGTCCTGCTCGCCAGGGGGGTCCTCGAGCACGGCGACCAGGATCTCGCGCCGCGGGGCCAGGCGCcgtgcgccgccgccgtcgcgggCCACCGCCTCGACGTTCCTTCTGCCCAGGGGCACACGCAGATCTGGGGCCCCGCGGCGGAACAGCTCGCGCGCAGATACGGCCTCGACATGGTGGACCCGAGCTACTTCTTCACGCAGCAGCGGTGGGACGAGCACGTCCGCGCGCTGGAGCGGGAGGGACGGGGGCGCGGGCAGGGGACGTGGTCTGCCGACGAGTATTTGCCGCAGGGCACGTGTGGCGCCGTTGCcctcgacgaggacggcgtcgtctgCGCGGCGACGAGCACCGGCGGCATGACCAACAAGTTGACGGGGAGGATCGGCGACACGCCCGTTGTGGGAGCCGGCTTCTGGGCCGAGGAGTGGGAGGAGAGCGGTGCTGCCGGGCCTTCGGCATGGGAGAGGCTCACGGCCGCCGTGAGGGCTGCGTCGCCCGGTATTTCGCTCGCAGGGCCTTTGAAGGGGCTGTTGGCAGATTGCTTCCCTACGCCCTTCTTCTACTCGCCCCTCCGCGAGCCGCATGGAGAGACGGTCGTCTCTCGGGCCATGGGTGCGTCGGGCACCGGGAACGGCGACTCGTTCCTGCGCATCAGCGCCGCTCGAaccgttgccgccatggcgagatGGAAGCCTGAGAGCACAGCCAGGGCCTTGACAAATGTCGTTGGTCCTGGTGGGGAGTTGCAGCGCAGCGCCGGCGACAGATGGGGACGTACCGGCGAAGGTGAGGGAGGCATGATTGGGATTGAGAGCATCGTGGAGAGGGATGCAAAGAGTGGCCAGGTTGTGCGCGTCCGTTCAGAGATTGTCATGGACTACAACTGCGGGGGAATGTATCGCGCTTGGGTTGATGACCAAGGGAGGGCCAGGATGAGCATTTGGAGCAACGTCGGTGAGGATCCTGAGAACCGGGTATGA